The Hyalangium ruber genome has a window encoding:
- a CDS encoding chalcone isomerase family protein gives MARSGWVAGARWLVLGAMLAAGLAEAREVAGVKMPDTLELQGRRLELAHMALKEKLFFNVYVWGLYMEEIPRVESEAIAANQLKRLHFRFMRKVRRDQLVEAMRHALSRNEALHSGPMQQSLDAMLLSLRDVGKGDNLVLTYVPESGLHVSGEASGGVLIPGKGFADALFTAWLHKNPVFER, from the coding sequence ATGGCGCGAAGCGGCTGGGTGGCGGGAGCGCGGTGGTTGGTGTTGGGGGCGATGCTCGCGGCGGGACTCGCCGAGGCACGCGAGGTGGCGGGCGTGAAGATGCCCGACACGCTGGAGCTGCAGGGCCGGCGGTTGGAGCTGGCGCACATGGCCCTCAAGGAGAAGCTCTTCTTCAACGTCTACGTGTGGGGGCTCTACATGGAGGAGATTCCCCGCGTGGAGTCCGAGGCCATCGCCGCCAACCAGCTCAAGCGCCTGCACTTCCGCTTCATGCGCAAGGTGCGCCGGGACCAGCTCGTGGAGGCCATGCGCCATGCGCTCTCGCGCAACGAGGCGCTGCACTCCGGGCCGATGCAGCAGAGCCTGGATGCGATGCTCCTGTCGCTCAGGGACGTGGGCAAGGGGGACAACCTGGTGCTCACCTATGTGCCGGAGAGCGGGCTGCACGTCTCCGGAGAGGCCTCGGGCGGCGTGCTCATTCCCGGCAAGGGCTTCGCCGACGCGCTCTTCACCGCGTGGCTGCACAAGAACCCTGTCTTCGAGCGCTAA